AGCACCTCGACAATTGGTTTTTCCAGCCAATCCAAAAGCGCGCTCAGCCTTCCACTTGTCCCACGAGCGCCCCAATATCCGCCGGAAGCGGTGATTTCACCGTAAACGCCGGCACCGTCGCATCACCACCCCACGATATCAACGATGCGTGCAGCGCGTGCCGAGACAAACCTTCCGCGGCTGGACCGCCATACAGCCCATCCCCCACGAGCGGATGCCCAAGCGCCGCAAAATGCGCCCGAATCTGATGCCGCATCGCCTTGCCCGCTCGCGCCTCGACCAACGCATATCCCGCATGCTCGGATACTTTCGTAAACGTCGTCCGCGCAGGCCTCGGCGCATATCGCGCCACATCACGCGGATGCACGCACGCAAGAACGCGCCGCCGGTCCTTCGGATGCGGCGCTAGCGGTATCTCGATGGTCCCGGATTCGGGCAAATCCTTCGCCTCGCACACGAGCAGATACCGCTTGTCGATTCGTTCCTCTTTGATGGCTTTCGTCAATACATCGAATGCATCCTTCGTCCGAGCGGCCATCACGAGGCCACTCGTTTCCGTATCCAATCGATGACAAAGACCCGGCTCACGCGGGGAAAAACCAATGTTTGCGCATTCGGGATACCGAGCCAAAAGCGCATTCGCAAGCGTCCCCGTCTCCCCCGGTTCGAGCGGCGCCGATGGCTGCCCCGCCGGTTTGTCGAAAATC
The Polyangiaceae bacterium genome window above contains:
- a CDS encoding RluA family pseudouridine synthase, whose amino-acid sequence is MIKFAVNEEQAGVRLDKLLLQAVPALGRAGAKRLFEGGKVRVHDGGAERGRRVAKGDVAKAGDVVSIDVAPEAQSQAAVPDPALPLVVVYETDEVLIFDKPAGQPSAPLEPGETGTLANALLARYPECANIGFSPREPGLCHRLDTETSGLVMAARTKDAFDVLTKAIKEERIDKRYLLVCEAKDLPESGTIEIPLAPHPKDRRRVLACVHPRDVARYAPRPARTTFTKVSEHAGYALVEARAGKAMRHQIRAHFAALGHPLVGDGLYGGPAAEGLSRHALHASLISWGGDATVPAFTVKSPLPADIGALVGQVEG